One genomic region from Oncorhynchus keta strain PuntledgeMale-10-30-2019 chromosome 33, Oket_V2, whole genome shotgun sequence encodes:
- the LOC118366160 gene encoding regulator of nonsense transcripts 2-like isoform X5, translating to MPAEGKRSLNMDEKEVSSFSNKEKDRDADRRPASSRDKVKDEAKMSGKKDIGKAAEEKRRRLEEDKKKKEEKERKRKEEEKQKAEEEQRKKEEEEKKQQEEQERKVQEEEVKRQREEEAAQLKEKEEGHQLHQEAWERHQCRKELRVRNQNAHEGRPEETFFSRLDSSLKKNTAFVKKLRTLTEQQRDALSNDFGSLNLSKYIGEAVGSVVEAKLKISDVGCAVHLCSLFHQRYAEFAPLLLQAWKRHFEARKEEKAPNVSKLRTDLRFIAELTIVGLFTDKEGLSLIYEQLKSIIGTDRETHTHVSVVISFCKHCGDDIAGLVPRKVKAAREKFGLAFPPSEIINTEKQQPFQNLLREYFTSLTKHLKKDHRELQNIERQNRRILHSKGELSEDRHKQHEEFATSYQKLLANTQSLADFLDENMPELPLDKTVQEEHGPGIDIFTPGKPGEYDLEGGIWEDEDARNFYENMVDLKAFVPAILFKDNEKSKDKEEAAAKEAKDAAATTEELELELEALDIADDPLELDGPDEAENEAELAKKLLDEQEQEDEEASTGSHLKLIVDAFIQQLPNCVNRDLIDKAAMDFCMNMNTKSNRRKLVRALFTVPRQRLDLLPFYSRLVATLHPCMSDVADDLCSILKGDFRFHIRKKDQINIETKNKTVRFIGELAKFKLFSKTDTLHCLKMLLSDFSHHHIEMACTLLETSGRFLFRSPDSHLRTSVLLEQMMRKKQAQHLDARYVTMVENAYYYCNPPPTEKTVRKKRPPLQEYIRKLLYKDLSKVTTEKVLRQMRKLPWQDPESKGYLICCMVNIWNVKYNSIHCVANLLAGLVAYQEDVGIHVVDGVLEDIRLGMEVNQPKFNQRRISSAKFLGELYNYRMVESAVIFRTLFSFISFGVNPDGGPSPLDPPEHLFRIRMVCTLLDTCGQYFDRGSSKRKLDCFLIYFQRYIWWKKSVEVWSAEHQFPIDIDYMISDTLELLRPKMRLCISLEDSARQVTELEREFLVKLGLAMDRQKDGRPSSAMGSEGEALDEDDDDDDEEGGADTEEQSGNESEMNEPEEEEGSENEEEEREEEEENTDYLTDSNKENETDEENNEVTIRGGGLKHVACAEDEDFIQALDKMMLENLQRSGEAVKVHQLDVAIPLQLKSQLKKGPGGPVCSGEGDADISDTMQFVMLTRKGNKQQFKILNVPLSSHLAANHFNQQQAEQEERMRMKKLTLDINERQEQEDYQEMMASLAQRPAPANTNRERRPRYQHPKGAPNADLIFKTGGRR from the exons ATGCCTGCTGAGGGCAAGAGATCATTAAACATGGATGAGAAAGAGGTGAGCTCCTTTAGTAACAAGGAGAAAGACCGGGATGCTGATAGACGGCCCGCCTCCTCCCGGGATAAAGTGAAGGATGAGGCAAAGATGAGTGGCAAGAAAGATATTGGTAAGGCtgcagaggaaaagaggaggcgGCTTGAGGAGGACAAAAAAAAGAAGGAAGAAAAAGAGCGGAAacggaaagaggaggagaaacagaaggcagaggaggagcagaggaagaaggaggaagaggagaagaagcagcaggaggagcaggagaggaaagttcaggaggaggaggtcaaGAGACAGCGTGAAGAGGAGGCAGCTCAACTCAA agagaaggaggagggccACCAGCTCCACCAGGAGGCCTGGGAGCGCCACCAGTGCCGGAAGGAGCTTCGTGTCCGCAACCAGAATGCCCACGAGGGCCGTCCCGAGGAGACCTTCTTTAGCCGCCTTGACTCCAGCTTGAAGAAGAACACAGCCTTCGTCAAGAAGCTGCGCACGCTCACCGAGCAGCAGCGCGATGCCCTCTCCAACGACTTTGGCTCGCTCAACCTCAGCAAGTACATCGGCGAGGCGGTGGGCTCTGTGGTGGAGGCCAAGCTGAAGATCTCTGACGTGGGCTGTGCCGTGCACCTGTGCTCCCTCTTCCACCAGCGCTACGCCGAATTCGCCCCACTGCTCCTCCAGGCCTGGAAAAGGCACTTTGAGGCGCGCAAGGAAGAGAAGGCACCCAACGTGAGCAAGCTGCGCACCGACCTGCGCTTCATCGCAGAGCTCACCATCGTAGGCCTGTTCACCGACAAGGAGGGCCTGTCGCTCATCTACGAGCAGCTGAAGAGCATCATCGGGACGGACCGCGAGACACACACGCATGTGTCAGTGGTCATCAGCTTCTGTAAGCACTGCGGGGATGACATTGCGGGCCTGGTGCCTCGCAAGGTGAAGGCTGCACGGGAGAAGTTTGGCCTGGCCTTCCCTCCCAGCGAGATCATCAACACGGAGAAGCAGCAGCCCTTTCAGAACCTTCTGAGGGAGTACTTCACCTCGCTCACCAAGCACCTGAAGAAGGACCACCGCGAGCTGCAGAACATTGAGAGGCAGAACAG GCGTATCCTCCACTCCAAAGGGGAGCTGAGTGAGGACAGGCACAAGCAGCATGAGGAGTTTGCCACGTCCTACCAGAAGCTGCTGGCTAACACCCAGTCTCTGGCTGACTTTCTGGATGAGAACATGCCAGAGCTTCCACTGGACAAGACTGTGCAGGAAG AGCACGGCCCTGGCATTGACATCTTCACCCCTGGGAAGCCCGGGGAGTATGACCTGGAGGGGGGCATCTGGGAGGACGAGGATGCCAGGAACTTCTACGAGAACATGGTGGACCTGAAGGCCTTCGTCCCCGCCATCCTGTTCAAAGATAACGAGAAGTCCAAGGACAAAGAGGAGGCCGCTGCTAAAG AGGCTAAAGATGCTGCGGCCACCACAGAGGAGTTGGAGTTGGAGCTCGAGGCTCTAGACATCGCTGATGACCCTCTGGAGCTGGATGGACCTGACGAGGCAGAGAACGAGGCAGAGCTCGCCAAAAAACTGTTGGACGAGCAAG AACAAGAGGATGAGGAGGCAAGCACCGGGTCCCACCTGAAGCTCATTGTGGACGCCTTCATCCAGCAGCTTCCCAACTGTGTCAACAGAGACCTCATAGACAAG GCTGCCATGGATTTCTGCATGAACATGAACACAAAGTCAAACAGGAGGAAGCTGGTCCGAGCTCTCTTCACCGTTCCCAGACAaag GTTGGATCTGCTGCCCTTTTACTCCCGTCTGGTGGCCACCCTTCACCCCTGCATGTCAGATGTGGCCGATGACCTGTGCTCCATACTCAAAGGAGACTTCAGGTTCCAC ATCCGGAAGAAGGACCAGATCAACATCGAAACAAAAAATAAAACTGTGAGGTTTATCGGGGAGCTGGCCAAGTTCAAGTTGTTCTCAAAAACGGACACTCTGCATTGTCTGAAG aTGCTACTGTCAGACTTCTCCCATCACCACATAGAGATGGCCTGCACCCTGCTGGAGACCAGTGGTCGCTTCCTCTTCAGATCCCCCGACTCCCACCTCCGGACCAGCGTCCTTCtg GAGCAAATGATGCGTAAGAAGCAGGCGCAGCACCTGGATGCTCGCTACGTGACCATGGTGGAGAATGCCTACTACTACTGCAACCCCCCGCCCACGGAGAAGACTGTCAGGAAGAAGAGGCCCCCGCTGCAGGAGTACATCCGCAAACTGCTCTACAAGGACCTCTCCAAGGTCACCACGGAGAAG gTGTTGAGGCAGATGCGTAAACTCCCCTGGCAGGACCCAGAGTCTAAAGGCTACCTGATCTGCTGCATGGTCAACATCTGGAACGTCAAGTACAACAGCATCCACTGTGTGGCCAACCTGCTGGCCGGCCTTGTGGCCTACCAGGAGGACGTGGGCATCCACGTGGTGGACGGGGTCCTAGAGGACATCCGCCTGGGAATGGAG GTGAACCAGCCCAAGTTCAACCAGCGTCGGATCAGCAGTGCCAAGTTTCTGGGGGAGCTCTACAACTACCGCATGGTGGAGTCAGCGGTCATCTTCCGCaccctcttctccttcatctcgTTCGGGGTGAACCCGGATGGCGGCCCCAGCCCCCTGGACCCCCCCGAGCACCTGTTCCGCATTCGCATGGTCTGCACCCTGCTGGACACCTGCGGACAGTACTTTGACCGCGGCTCCAGCAAGAGGAAGCTGGACTGCTTCCTCATCTACTTCCAG AGGTATATCTGGTGGAAGAAGAGTGTGGAGGTGTGGAGTGCAGAGCACCAGTTCCCCATCGACATTGACTACATGATCAGTGACACCCTGGAGCTGCTCCGACCAAAGATGAGGCTCTGCATCTCCCTGGAAGACTCCGCACGACAGGTCACCGAGCTGGAGAGAGAGTTCCTCGTTAAACtgg GACTGGCCATGGATAGGCAGAAGGACGGCCGGCCCTCCAGTGCCATGGGGAGCGAAGGCGAGGCTCTAGACGaggatgacgatgatgacgacgAAGAGGGAGGGGCGGACACAGAGGAACAGTCTGGCAATGAGAGCGAGATGAACGAGCCAGAGGAAGAA GAAGGGTCTGAGAATGAGGAAGAGgagcgggaggaagaggaggagaacacCGACTATCTGACCGACTCCAACAAGGAGAACGAGACAGACGAGGAGAACAAT GAGGTGACCATCCGTGGTGGCGGTCTGAAGCATGTGGCATGTGCTGAGGATGAGGACTTCATCCAGGCTCTGGACAAGATGATGCTGGAGAACCTGCAG cGGAGCGGGGAGGCGGTGAAGGTGCACCAGTTGGACGTGGCCATCCCCCTGCAGCTGAAGAGCCAGCTGAAGAAAGGTCCTGGCGGACCCGTCTGCTCTGGAGAGGGGGACGCAGACATCTCAGACACCATGCAGTTTGTCATGCTCACACGCAAGGGCAACAagcagcag TTTAAGATCCTGAACGTGCCTTTATCTTCCCACCTGGCTGCCAACCACTTCAACCAGCAGCAGgcggagcaggaggagaggatgaggatgaagaagcTCACTCTGGACATCAACGAGAGACAGGAGCAAGAGGACTACCAAG AAATGATGGCGTCTCTGGCCCAGCGGCCCGCTCCTGCCAACACCAACCGGGAGCGGCGGCCGCGCTACCAACACCCCAAAGGGGCACCCAACGCCGACCTCATCTTCAAGACCGGAGGAAG ACGCTAG